The genomic window TCACTGAAAAGAATGGGCGTTGCCAGAAAAAAAATAGTTTACGATTATGATTTAATAAGCGGAAATGTAAATAAAGTGACTTATCAGCCAAATGATGCTAATGAACAGTTTATCCACCGCTACCAATATGATGCCGATAATAGAATCCAACAGGTTTATACCAGTAAAGACAATATTATCTGGGAAAAAGAAGCCAATTACTTATACTACGATCACGGACCATTGGCTCGTATAGATCTTGGAGATAAACAAGTTCAGGGTCTGGATTACATCTACACACTTCAAGGATGGCTGAAAGGCGTCAATTCAGAAAGAATCGGAAAAGATTTCGATGCTGGAAAAGATGGTTTAAATGTAGCTCAGGATGCTTTTGGCTTTGCCTTAAATTACTATAATGGCGATTATAAATCGCGTTCTGGAAGCAGAGACAATGCTATTTTCAGCTATAGCAAAGAACAGAATCTGGCAAAAGCAGACAATGATCTTTATAACGGAAATATTAAAGAAATGGTTACGTCATTGACAGACCATAACCAAAATATTATTCCGACACAGTTTAATTTCTATAGTTACGACCAGCTGAACCGAATTAGAGAAATGAGTTCTCAATCTATTCTTGGAACTACAGCCTCTAATAGTTATGCTTCTAAGTACGATTATGATAAAAACGGTAATTTAAAAACGATGTTCAATTCTGCTCCTAAAAATGGTGCGATTACATCAATGGATCAGTTAACATATAATTATTACTCTGATACAAACCGATTAAAAAATGTAAAAGATGCTATTGCAAATGATGTCTTTACAAATGGATCTCCTAATGACACTTCTTTGGATATAGACAACCAAATTGAAGACGAAAATTATGTTTATGACAACATTGGTCAATTAACACAAGACAAACAGGAAGGAATCCAAATTGATTGGCGTGTAGATGGCAAAGTTAAATCGGTTACCAAAAATAACGGAACCGTTATCAGTTTTGAGTATGATGGTTTAGGCAACAGAATTGCTAAAACCGTAGCAACAGCGACTAAAACTACTACAACTTATTACCTGCGTGATGCGCAAGGCAATGTGTTGAGCACATATGAGATGATCAAAGAAGGAAATCAAATTACTTATTTCCTTGTTGAACAAGACATCTATGGAAGCAGCCGACTTGGAGCTGAAAAACACAGAATGCAAATCAGTCAGGAAACAGTTCCTCAACAGTTAAGAATGGCTGCAATGAGCAGTAAAATGGCAAGTACAGAATCTGTAAGTTTAATGCAGACAAATGCTGTCGCAACTGAAGGCGCTCAATCAGGATTAGACTTTGACCAGCCAACCGATAATGCTTCGTGGATGGAAGTTGAAGGAAATTCGATCAACTTATTTGATAACTCGTTTACAAAAACAAAATCGGTAACTCTTAATGGGCACTTAAAGATCAATGAATCAGACAATAATAAAGTAAAACTGCTTGCTGCGCTTCACGGAACTTTAAAAGAAGGTCAGAAATGGCCACAGGACGGTACTTTTTCTTATTTAAGCTCATTATTTCTATCTGTTGAGAAAACTGCAACTGGTTATAAACCATACATTTCGATTGTTAAATACAAAAGAAACCACAACTGGTACAAAAACAACTCTGGCAACAGACGTTACAGTTATAGAAGCTATAGATACAGAACAGACTATAAAATAGGGGATTTAGCAATACCAGAAGACGAATGGGACATTAAAGCTGTCATCAAAGAAGGCGATACTAAAGGATCTAACTATACGGTACAATTGATTATTAACGGAAACGTTTATAATGCAGTAGCTCAAACAACGGTTACAGAAATGAATGGTGAAGAAAATAAGGCTATGAGTAGCGGTTCTGCAGATATTAGTATTGTATTGCCTAAAAACTCACTTGGCGCAACAACAATAAGTTATCGTCCTGGTGGAGCTCTTGTCAAGTATGAAGCTTTAAAAGCTGAATTATGCGATTTCAGCTATTCTATCAATAACGGACAAGATACTGAAGAATTAAAAGTGAACGAATACAGTTTTGATGAAACATCAGGAGATTATGCTGGTTCTATCAATGGACAATTGATGACCTTAAAAGGTAATAGACCATTCACTAGTGAGCCTGCATTTACAACTGTAGATTTTGCACAAACTTTCTGCGGATCTAAAGAAGGAGATATCGATGGTGACGGTGTAAAAGATACCGTTGACAAGTGTCCTTACATTTTCAATCCTGGCCAGGAAGATGATGACAATGACGGTTTTGGAAACGTATGTGATAACTGTCGCTATAAGCCAAACCCTGACCAAGCAGATGCTGATGGTGACGGTGTAGGTGATGTCTGTGATAATTGCAAAAATAAAGCTAACTTTGATCAAAAAGATACAGATGGTGATGGTGTTGGTGACGTTTGCGATAATTGCATAGCAAAATCAAATAAAGACCAAACAGACAACAACAACAATGGTATTGGTGACGTCTGCGAAGGAGAAGCACAAGGAGAAGGTAAAAATGCGATTGCCCGCGAACCTATCACCGCTTACCGTTTTGTAGGTGACAAACAGTACGAATTATCGAACCATTTAGGTAACGTTCTCACGGTAATTACAGACAGAAGTATTTTCGATGGTGATCATTTTACAGCCGATGTAACTAGCTTCTCAGATTACTATCCTTTCGGAATGCTCGTACCGTCACGCCACGGAAGCTCCGATTCGTATAGATATGGGTTTAATGGGAAAGAAAAGGATGATGAAGTTAAAGGTGAGGGTGCTCAATATGATTATGGTTTCAGAATTTATGACCCAAGAATTGGAAAATTTTTATCGGAAGACCCTTTATTTCAAACATACCCATGGCTAACACCTTATCAGTTCGCTAGTAATAGTCCTATTTGGGCAGTTGACCAAGATGGTTTAGAAAGCAAAATTGTTATTCTAGGACAAAATGGGTTACCTACAATTATGAAAAAAAACAATGATAATTTAGTTGAATGGCAAGCCAAAAAAGCTAGTTATTATAAAGCTTTTGCAAATCATGTTGGATGGGTAGAAGGAAAAGATGAGTATCAAAAATACGGTTCGCCTGGACCGATTGGAGGTACGCTTACAATAAATGCCATGGGTAATACAGCTAAAATTTCGTATAAGGAAGGAACTGCGATGGAAGCTACTGTTGAATCATTTTCACAGGGGATTCACGCTATGAAAGTCTTTATTTATAAACCAGATCCTCTAGTTGAAGGTTCTAGAGCATCTTCTGAGACTATTCAAAATTACGTTGCAGGTGTTACTATGGTTTTCGGAGGAGGTATAAGTGCTGAACTAAATCTTGGTTCAAAAGGGCTAAAATTTTTAAAGACTTCTGTAGGAAAAGCAGTTTTTGAAACTATAGCACAAGCTTTAGTAAAAGGTGATATCAAAAAAGTCGATATCTCGGATGTAGCAGCCCAAGTCTTTATTACAAATCAAAAAGCGAGGGATGTGGTGAAATCTTTTTTAGACGTGTCTGTTCAAGATGGATTTAAAGTAAAAGATTTAAACGAAGGCCTTCAAGAATTTGGATTAAGGATTGTTTTGAATAAAGCAAATGAAAAACTTGTTCCAAATAAAGCAAATGGAAAAGTTTATATAGATCAAGGACAAAGGTACCTAATTGATATTATTAAAAAGGTAGAGCAGAAAAAAGCTAAAGAAGCATTAAAACCTAATTAATATGAAAAACACAAAAAAAATTATTTTGGCTTTAATTATTGTCGTTATAGTTTCTATAAGTTTAAAAAAAACAATCGTTAATTATTATGAAAAAAAGAAATTGTTTACTAATTCAAAAATTATAGATGGAGTAATTACAAAATATTATGAAATTGGCATTGCAAATTATTATTTGGATTACAGATATTGCGTAGATGGAATTTTTTATGAAAAAGAAGTGATTCCTTCTAAGCTTTTTAAAAAATGTGAAAAAAATAATTGGTGTATAAATAAAAAGATATATGTTAGATATTATGTAGATAATCCATCAATAAGTGAGCCAATATTAGACAGTACTGCAAACTCCGATGACGCGGATATATCAACGCAACGATAGCGTAGATTTGCAATCTGTGCGCGTAATGTAAAGCCTCCAGCAGGTGCGAGCGTCACGCTTATGGACGTAAAGAAAATCTATAAAAACAAATTTATTTAAATTGAAAACCTCGCAAAAGTGCGAGGTTTTTTGTTATAAATTAAAGAAAAAATGTGGTTATGGTTTTATTTAATAACTCCCCTGCTAGCGCGAGCGTCACGCTCGTGAACGCAAGAAAATTGACAAAAACAAATCCAATAAATGAAAACCTCGTATAAATTACGAGGTTTTTTTATTCCAAAGCATAGAACAAATTAAGGCTCTGTTTTTATTCAATAACTCTCCAATTTACTATGTACCTTTTCAATCTCTTTATCCATATAAGCCTGCGCATAATGAACATATCGATTAAAAGAAGTGCTAGCATGACTATGCCCACTAATCTTACGAACTAAATGTTCTGGCATTCCTAAAATCAATAAAGTAGTAATGGCAGTTCTACGCATCATGTGAGAACTCATTTTATCACAAAAACGATTTTTTGAAATATCTGTTTTCCTTGTTATTTTTTGAGTTTTTCCCTGTTTTTCTCTTGAAACTTCGATCGGTGATGTAAAGCCGGCAAGCTCACCTATATGTTTCAAGCTTTTGTTGAAATTAAACAAACTAATACTTCCAAAAAGAGGAGTCTTGCTATTTGAAGAGGTATAACGTTGAAAGATAGTTATGGCGTAAGCTGAAAGCTTAATAAAGCTAAAGGTTTTAGTTTTCTTTGATTTTAGTTTCAGATACCATTCCCCATCTATTTTTTCAAAGTTTTTATTGGTCAACAAAAAGATATCAGAATAACGCAAACCAGTAGAACACCCAAACACAAAAATATCTTTTATACGTCTGTAGCTTGGTATAAGGGTTTGCTCAAATTCTTTATCATGAATTAAAAATTTAAGTTGCTCTGGCGATAAGACAAAGATTTCTATCTCTTCTTTTCGGACATAAAATAAACGCTGAAAATCACCAGTGTTTAAATCTTTATCATTTTTAAGGTAATTAAAAAAAACACGAATAACTTTTATATTGGCTCCAACATAGTTATCATGACAGCCTTTTTTGTACAAAAACTCTGTAAACTTTTGGTAAAATTTTTTCCAATAACTTTTCTCAGATGTAAACTCTCGTTTGTCTAGTTTTGAAGCATCGCAAATACGTAATTCAAATTTGGTTTCAGTTGAAAACTGAATCAAGTTGTTTAATACATATTTATAGTTTTGTATTGAATCTGCTTTTATTCTTTCTCCATTTTTTTTAAGCCGTTTACCTGTTTCAGTTTCTTTTATGAATTGT from Flavobacterium sp. KACC 22763 includes these protein-coding regions:
- a CDS encoding tyrosine-type recombinase/integrase, yielding MKKQSMKKTSPIIPLFKQFIKETETGKRLKKNGERIKADSIQNYKYVLNNLIQFSTETKFELRICDASKLDKREFTSEKSYWKKFYQKFTEFLYKKGCHDNYVGANIKVIRVFFNYLKNDKDLNTGDFQRLFYVRKEEIEIFVLSPEQLKFLIHDKEFEQTLIPSYRRIKDIFVFGCSTGLRYSDIFLLTNKNFEKIDGEWYLKLKSKKTKTFSFIKLSAYAITIFQRYTSSNSKTPLFGSISLFNFNKSLKHIGELAGFTSPIEVSREKQGKTQKITRKTDISKNRFCDKMSSHMMRRTAITTLLILGMPEHLVRKISGHSHASTSFNRYVHYAQAYMDKEIEKVHSKLESY